The Sporocytophaga myxococcoides genome contains a region encoding:
- a CDS encoding patatin-like phospholipase family protein has product MKIGLTLSGGGARGIAHLGILKALEEKGLKPDMISGVSSGAIVGALYAAGLKPEQILATLLKPRMFKYFRPAWSKFGLLNMQRLIPIYKLYLPCLTFEELEIKLFISAADLKEGKTIYFDSGNLIEPILASACIPLLFAPFVYGEKRLVDGGVINNLPVEPLIGKVDFLIGAHVNPNNPSYEVTSIKSMVERTFNLAVGCNVKPRKDYCDLVIEPQALCKYRIFDLGKAEEIFNIGYESALETICKNEKLDAFLKQKP; this is encoded by the coding sequence ATGAAAATCGGATTGACACTTTCCGGCGGAGGGGCAAGGGGTATTGCTCATCTTGGAATTTTAAAGGCATTAGAGGAAAAAGGATTAAAGCCGGATATGATTTCTGGTGTGAGTTCAGGAGCAATAGTTGGAGCATTATATGCTGCCGGACTGAAACCTGAACAAATTCTTGCTACCCTTTTGAAACCCAGGATGTTTAAGTATTTCAGGCCAGCATGGAGCAAATTTGGACTTTTAAATATGCAAAGACTGATTCCAATTTATAAGCTTTATCTTCCTTGTCTGACTTTTGAAGAACTTGAAATAAAGCTATTTATATCAGCAGCTGATTTAAAAGAAGGGAAAACTATATATTTTGACAGTGGAAATCTGATTGAGCCAATACTTGCATCTGCTTGTATCCCATTGCTTTTTGCTCCATTTGTTTATGGCGAAAAAAGACTTGTTGACGGGGGAGTTATTAATAATTTGCCTGTTGAACCTCTTATTGGTAAAGTAGATTTCCTCATTGGGGCTCATGTGAATCCTAATAATCCCAGTTATGAAGTTACATCAATAAAATCAATGGTAGAAAGAACTTTTAATCTGGCAGTTGGTTGTAACGTAAAACCGAGGAAAGATTATTGTGATTTGGTTATCGAACCCCAGGCTTTGTGTAAATATAGGATTTTTGATTTGGGTAAAGCGGAAGAAATTTTTAATATCGGATATGAAAGTGCTTTAGAAACGATTTGTAAAAATGAAAAACTAGATGCCTTTCTAAAGCAGAAACCTTAG
- the tyrS gene encoding tyrosine--tRNA ligase, with product MKNFVEELKWRGMVHDIMPGTEELLNKGITAGYIGFDPTASSLTVGNLVQVMILVHFQNAGHKPVALVGGATGMIGDPSGKSEERKLLSEETLTHNQNCVKKQLTKFLSFTGENAAEVVNNYDWFKDFSFIGFLRDVGKHLTVNYMMSKESVKKRLETGISFTEFSYQLLQGYDYLHLYKNKNCRLQMGGSDQWGNITAGTELVRRMEGGEAFALTTPLLTKADGTKFGKSEGGNIWLDPSMTSPYKFYQFWLNSADDDAKKFIRIFTLKTKEDIEALEKEHETAPHMRILQKALAEEITTRVHSKEDYITAVKASEILFGKSTTEDLESLDEDTLLSVFEGVPQVEITKDLLAETPTITDLLSVATGNVIFTSKGEARKMITGGGVSINKIKIESEQRIDYKLLQDKYLLVQKGKKNYFLLKVN from the coding sequence ATGAAAAATTTTGTTGAAGAACTTAAATGGAGAGGCATGGTGCACGATATCATGCCAGGGACGGAAGAACTTCTGAATAAAGGAATTACAGCGGGTTACATAGGCTTTGATCCTACTGCATCATCACTTACAGTAGGTAATCTTGTTCAGGTGATGATCCTTGTTCACTTTCAAAACGCAGGTCATAAACCTGTTGCTCTGGTTGGAGGTGCTACCGGAATGATCGGAGATCCAAGCGGTAAATCAGAGGAGCGCAAACTGCTATCGGAAGAAACGTTAACTCATAATCAGAACTGTGTAAAAAAACAGTTAACGAAGTTTCTTTCTTTTACAGGAGAAAATGCGGCAGAGGTAGTTAACAACTATGACTGGTTTAAAGATTTTAGTTTTATAGGATTTTTAAGAGATGTTGGAAAACATCTGACAGTTAATTACATGATGTCAAAAGAGTCTGTAAAGAAGAGACTTGAAACTGGTATTTCTTTTACTGAGTTTTCTTACCAGTTGCTGCAAGGTTATGATTACCTTCATTTATACAAAAATAAAAACTGCCGTCTTCAAATGGGAGGTTCTGATCAGTGGGGCAATATTACTGCAGGAACTGAACTTGTCAGAAGAATGGAAGGAGGTGAAGCTTTTGCTTTGACCACCCCTTTGTTGACAAAAGCCGATGGTACCAAATTTGGAAAGTCTGAAGGAGGGAATATCTGGTTAGATCCTTCAATGACTTCTCCTTATAAGTTCTATCAGTTTTGGCTGAATAGTGCTGATGATGATGCAAAAAAATTCATTAGAATTTTCACATTAAAGACTAAAGAAGATATAGAAGCATTGGAGAAAGAGCATGAAACTGCTCCTCATATGAGAATACTTCAAAAGGCTTTGGCTGAAGAAATAACAACACGTGTACATTCCAAAGAAGATTATATTACCGCTGTTAAAGCTTCCGAAATACTTTTCGGCAAGTCTACAACAGAAGATCTTGAAAGTCTGGATGAAGACACTTTATTGTCAGTATTTGAAGGGGTACCTCAGGTAGAAATTACTAAAGATTTGCTGGCAGAAACACCTACTATTACTGATTTACTTTCAGTTGCTACCGGAAATGTAATTTTCACATCTAAAGGAGAGGCAAGAAAAATGATAACGGGTGGTGGCGTAAGTATTAATAAAATAAAAATCGAGTCGGAACAACGAATTGATTATAAATTACTTCAGGACAAATATCTGCTTGTTCAAAAAGGAAAGAAAAATTATTTCCTTTTAAAAGTTAATTAA
- the holA gene encoding DNA polymerase III subunit delta, translated as MAVSPESVIKDLKNGKYAPVYFLQGEEPYFIDTISDFIEKNCLNESEKGFNQTILYGKDVNISTIMQNARKFPMFSDKQVVVIKEAQEISDLGKEAGDKLLDAYIQNPLASTVLVFCHKYKTVDGRKAIGKSLEKHTVFVNSKKLYDNKIPEWVEGYFADKGFKVNPRAAGMISEYIGNNLSRIANEIDKLLINLKEKVVIDEALVEKYVGISKEYNVFELQNTLIKRDVLKANRILKYFEADPKSNPAIPIIVTLFNFYMKVLMIHASEDKSEGGLAKLLGVNPFFVKDYIAAAKSYPPQKVINIIHYIRQADLMLKGVDNVSVGEGDILKELVFKILH; from the coding sequence GTGGCTGTAAGTCCTGAGAGTGTAATTAAAGATCTTAAAAACGGGAAATATGCTCCGGTTTATTTTCTGCAAGGAGAAGAGCCTTATTTCATTGACACAATCTCCGACTTTATTGAAAAAAACTGTCTCAATGAATCAGAGAAAGGCTTTAATCAGACAATTCTGTATGGTAAAGATGTTAATATCAGCACAATAATGCAAAATGCAAGGAAGTTTCCTATGTTTTCTGATAAGCAGGTTGTTGTCATAAAGGAAGCTCAGGAAATTTCTGATCTGGGAAAAGAAGCGGGAGATAAGTTGCTGGATGCTTATATTCAGAATCCCTTGGCATCAACAGTATTGGTATTTTGTCATAAGTATAAAACTGTTGATGGAAGAAAAGCAATTGGTAAAAGTCTTGAAAAACATACTGTATTCGTCAATTCCAAAAAGCTCTATGATAACAAAATACCGGAATGGGTAGAGGGATATTTTGCTGATAAAGGATTTAAAGTCAACCCAAGAGCAGCAGGCATGATCAGCGAGTACATCGGTAATAACCTGAGCAGGATTGCTAATGAAATAGACAAGCTTCTTATCAATTTAAAGGAAAAGGTAGTGATAGATGAAGCCCTTGTTGAGAAGTATGTTGGGATTAGCAAAGAATACAACGTATTTGAGCTTCAGAATACTTTAATTAAGAGAGATGTTCTTAAAGCTAACCGGATCCTTAAATATTTTGAGGCTGACCCCAAAAGCAATCCCGCAATTCCGATAATTGTTACTTTGTTCAATTTCTACATGAAGGTTCTCATGATCCATGCGTCAGAAGACAAGTCGGAAGGAGGGCTGGCGAAGTTGTTAGGAGTGAATCCATTCTTCGTTAAAGACTATATTGCTGCGGCCAAGAGTTATCCTCCTCAAAAAGTCATTAATATAATTCATTACATTCGTCAGGCAGATCTGATGTTAAAAGGGGTCGATAATGTGAGTGTTGGAGAGGGGGATATTTTGAAAGAACTTGTCTTTAAAATTCTACACTAA
- a CDS encoding tetratricopeptide repeat protein: MLKKLLIFSFILLTPLFVRAQNTMVKVSYDQLFRDGVELLDKEKYAAARHAFEKYVGQGINDLKTIDAEYYIAFSALNLFNPDAEPLYKQFILKYPYHAKASLAHFDLATFYYNGKKYEKAIQYFEKVNHENLNEEQQLDANFKLAYSYLNVKAFDKAAPLFNKIKGGKHKYTYAASYYAGYLEFRNGEYDAALADLKKAEENESYKPLVPYMIVNIYYKKGELDQLIAYAGSVTSSKQDIQNADEFYLLTGEAYFRKEDYQKAEENFSKYIRTAKVKANPEIQYRLSYSQFKNGQYEDAAENFKGLAIGNDSISQASAYYLGVSYLQTGKKDFAVTAFNQARKSNLNKDIQKEALFNYGKVNFDLERYTEAIPALKEFLKNYPTSTHIPEATEILSESLLKTKDYSDAISYIEGLKSRSLRINATYQIVTFLKGTELLNNNNFQEAINMFNKSLEYPINKDYVIYANFWKGEALSYLKDYNAAINAYAAVFTNSKDDNEYYLKSRYGIGYAYYNTKQFDKALTHFRAYVDKVKGEKNKQNYNDALLRLADLYYVTKQYEQAIKYYDEAVADKSSDIDYAYYQRGLVKMNLGEVLDAKANFEAVIKRYPNSLYYDDALFQKGQLELQTGENNDAVKAYSALIGIKPGSPYAPYAYSRRAIAYFNLKDYEKAIRDYQYILDNLPTHEESQNALKGIQEALAAAGREEEFPAILAKFKEYNPDNKESASLTVLEFENAKALYNNQKYPQAIQSFLTFINGNPNNPNVKEAQYYMAESYFRQNELPSAIEYYKKVTESRASSYYNKAIQRLADLSLLNKDYQSAKNYYQILLAQASSKKDKSIANVGLVVSYYNTQKYDSALYYTSEILKQGNSTLDAESKAMLYQGKIAMAKGENDKAVDYFIQTINAAKDVNAAEAQYLIAKIQYNDKKYKQSLETLYDLNNNFSIYDDWLGRSFLLIAENFVALNELFQAKATLKSIIEKSPHKETVEKAKVRLSELESKEKETEKIEKGQEGKSNE, encoded by the coding sequence ATGCTGAAAAAACTTTTAATTTTTTCTTTTATACTACTGACTCCTCTTTTTGTGCGTGCTCAGAATACAATGGTCAAAGTTTCTTATGATCAGTTGTTCAGAGATGGGGTGGAGCTTTTAGACAAAGAAAAATATGCCGCCGCCCGCCATGCATTTGAGAAATATGTTGGTCAGGGAATAAATGACCTGAAAACCATAGATGCAGAATATTATATTGCATTTTCTGCCTTGAATCTCTTTAATCCTGATGCAGAGCCTCTTTACAAACAATTCATTTTAAAATATCCATACCATGCAAAGGCTTCTCTAGCTCATTTTGATCTTGCTACTTTTTACTATAACGGCAAAAAGTATGAGAAAGCAATTCAATATTTTGAAAAGGTAAATCATGAAAACCTGAATGAAGAGCAGCAGCTTGATGCTAATTTTAAACTGGCCTATTCATATTTAAATGTTAAAGCTTTTGATAAAGCAGCTCCTCTTTTTAATAAAATCAAAGGAGGAAAGCACAAGTATACATATGCTGCCAGTTATTATGCCGGTTATCTTGAGTTCAGAAATGGTGAATATGATGCCGCTTTAGCTGATTTAAAGAAGGCAGAGGAAAATGAATCATATAAGCCACTTGTGCCATACATGATTGTCAATATCTATTATAAAAAAGGCGAGCTGGACCAGTTGATAGCATATGCAGGATCTGTTACAAGCAGTAAGCAGGACATCCAGAACGCAGATGAATTTTACCTGCTGACAGGAGAGGCTTACTTTAGAAAAGAAGATTATCAGAAAGCTGAGGAGAATTTTTCTAAATATATCCGAACTGCTAAAGTAAAAGCAAATCCTGAGATTCAATACAGATTATCCTATTCTCAATTTAAGAATGGACAATATGAAGATGCTGCTGAAAACTTTAAGGGACTGGCAATAGGTAATGACTCCATCTCCCAGGCAAGTGCATATTATCTTGGGGTTTCTTATTTACAAACCGGAAAGAAAGACTTCGCAGTTACGGCTTTTAATCAGGCTAGAAAAAGTAATCTAAACAAGGATATTCAGAAAGAAGCTTTATTTAATTATGGCAAAGTAAATTTTGATCTTGAAAGGTATACTGAAGCAATTCCAGCCTTAAAAGAATTTTTGAAAAATTATCCTACAAGCACTCATATTCCTGAAGCAACAGAAATTCTTAGTGAGTCTTTATTAAAAACCAAAGACTACTCTGATGCAATCTCATACATCGAAGGTCTTAAATCCAGAAGCCTTAGAATAAATGCTACTTATCAGATTGTAACTTTTTTGAAAGGAACCGAGCTGTTGAATAATAACAACTTTCAGGAAGCAATTAATATGTTTAACAAGTCACTGGAATATCCTATTAATAAGGATTATGTGATTTATGCAAACTTCTGGAAAGGTGAGGCTTTGTCATACCTGAAAGATTATAATGCAGCTATAAATGCTTATGCTGCTGTATTTACAAATAGTAAAGATGACAACGAGTATTATCTGAAGTCAAGATATGGAATAGGATATGCCTATTATAACACTAAACAATTTGACAAAGCATTAACTCATTTCAGAGCTTATGTAGACAAAGTAAAAGGCGAGAAAAATAAACAAAACTACAATGATGCATTGTTGCGATTAGCGGATTTGTATTATGTAACGAAGCAATATGAGCAGGCAATAAAATATTATGATGAAGCTGTTGCAGATAAGAGCTCTGATATTGATTATGCCTATTATCAGCGTGGTCTTGTAAAAATGAACTTAGGAGAAGTGCTGGATGCGAAGGCAAATTTCGAGGCTGTAATCAAACGTTATCCTAATTCTTTATACTATGATGACGCTTTATTTCAGAAAGGTCAACTGGAGCTTCAGACAGGTGAAAATAATGATGCTGTAAAAGCATATAGTGCTTTGATCGGCATAAAACCAGGAAGTCCATATGCTCCCTATGCATACAGCAGAAGAGCAATAGCATACTTCAACCTGAAAGATTATGAAAAAGCGATTCGAGATTATCAATACATACTAGATAATCTCCCTACTCATGAAGAATCACAAAATGCTCTTAAAGGTATACAGGAAGCCCTTGCAGCAGCGGGAAGGGAAGAAGAGTTTCCAGCTATACTTGCTAAGTTCAAAGAATACAATCCAGATAATAAAGAATCTGCTTCTTTGACAGTTCTTGAATTTGAAAATGCAAAGGCTCTTTATAACAATCAAAAATACCCTCAGGCTATTCAATCATTTCTGACTTTTATCAATGGAAATCCGAATAACCCTAATGTAAAAGAAGCGCAGTATTATATGGCTGAATCTTATTTCAGACAAAACGAATTGCCAAGTGCAATTGAATATTATAAAAAGGTTACAGAAAGCAGAGCAAGTAGTTATTACAATAAGGCAATTCAAAGGCTTGCAGATCTTAGTCTTTTAAATAAGGATTATCAGTCAGCAAAAAATTATTATCAGATTCTCCTTGCTCAGGCAAGTAGTAAAAAAGATAAGTCTATCGCCAATGTAGGTCTTGTAGTTTCTTATTATAATACTCAAAAATATGATTCCGCTCTTTATTATACTTCTGAAATTCTGAAACAAGGTAACTCCACTCTGGATGCAGAAAGCAAAGCGATGCTTTATCAAGGCAAGATAGCTATGGCCAAAGGAGAGAATGATAAAGCTGTAGACTATTTTATTCAGACAATAAATGCTGCCAAAGATGTCAATGCGGCAGAGGCTCAATACCTCATCGCAAAGATTCAATACAATGACAAAAAGTATAAGCAGTCTCTTGAAACCTTATACGATCTGAATAATAATTTCTCTATCTATGATGATTGGCTTGGGCGTTCATTTTTGCTTATAGCAGAAAATTTTGTTGCTCTTAATGAGTTGTTCCAGGCTAAGGCTACATTGAAGTCAATAATAGAAAAGTCACCACATAAAGAAACTGTAGAAAAAGCCAAAGTGCGATTAAGCGAGCTGGAATCAAAAGAGAAAGAAACTGAAAAGATAGAAAAAGGACAGGAGGGAAAGAGCAATGAATAA
- a CDS encoding TonB-dependent receptor: MNKGKKTFMRSFKIAVISVVAVSFFNTAFGQGEIEDKVVIIEKERKLDLPEANRNFEKVHFDVKTPPAKPQEYKLEEVKLNLPNLPSKIKLLMMPDEPLKKFYGNYVKAGFGNYGTPYLEAFINSKRSEKYLYGLHYKHYSSKNGPVGKSLSGMSDNLAEAYGKYFTSNQVICGGIGYSRMRFNYYGGDENIIKFQDIKQVYQLFNVNAGIENLDKTNQISYNLGLNYYHLSDRYNAKEGEFLTDFNGVYKLDEDRKVNVGAVLSLSNRKDSSKVNRAFFMLKPSYSMVMDKIRLNLGFNVAYTNDSVKSVKGVHLYPNLKAEYDVVDKQLIAYAGLDGEMQKNTLRKFVYDNPYLGGNAALLHTNKSIEFFVGAKGHVIGRLNYNARFSYQNYKNLYFFNNGNPDTSRFVTLYDKGNTSLTQLTGELSYDVSKELLVEYKLNYYGYNVSDFEYAWERPSFYTSFSGRYNLEKKIFINVDIYYISGLKAKNFVKNEVVKLKPITDLNLKVEYRFSPAFSAFLEFNNILSKKYQRYLYYPVKGINVLGGLTYSF; encoded by the coding sequence ATGAATAAAGGAAAAAAGACTTTTATGAGATCATTTAAAATAGCGGTTATTTCAGTTGTTGCCGTTTCATTTTTTAACACTGCTTTTGGTCAGGGCGAGATTGAAGACAAAGTTGTGATCATTGAAAAAGAAAGGAAGCTTGATCTGCCTGAAGCGAACAGAAACTTTGAGAAGGTTCATTTTGATGTGAAGACACCTCCGGCTAAGCCTCAGGAATATAAGCTAGAGGAGGTGAAATTAAACCTACCTAATCTTCCAAGTAAGATAAAATTACTTATGATGCCGGATGAGCCTTTGAAAAAATTCTATGGCAACTATGTAAAGGCTGGTTTCGGTAATTATGGAACTCCATATCTGGAAGCTTTTATAAACAGTAAGAGAAGTGAAAAATATCTTTATGGACTTCATTATAAACACTACTCATCCAAAAATGGTCCTGTTGGTAAATCGCTATCAGGCATGAGTGATAACCTGGCAGAAGCTTATGGTAAATATTTTACCTCGAATCAGGTAATCTGCGGAGGTATAGGGTATTCCAGAATGAGATTCAACTACTACGGTGGTGATGAGAACATAATAAAGTTCCAAGATATAAAACAAGTTTATCAATTGTTTAATGTTAATGCGGGCATTGAAAATCTTGATAAAACCAACCAGATCAGTTATAATCTTGGATTAAATTACTATCATTTAAGCGACAGATATAACGCGAAAGAAGGCGAATTTCTGACTGATTTCAATGGCGTTTATAAGTTGGACGAAGACAGAAAAGTCAATGTAGGTGCGGTACTTTCGTTATCAAACAGAAAAGACTCAAGTAAAGTTAACAGAGCATTTTTTATGCTGAAGCCTTCATATTCCATGGTAATGGATAAAATTAGGCTTAATCTTGGATTCAATGTAGCTTATACAAATGATTCGGTTAAGTCAGTGAAAGGTGTTCATCTGTACCCTAATCTGAAAGCAGAGTATGATGTTGTAGATAAGCAACTGATTGCTTATGCCGGATTAGATGGAGAGATGCAAAAGAACACTCTGAGGAAGTTTGTGTATGACAACCCTTATCTTGGGGGCAATGCGGCTTTATTGCATACTAACAAGTCAATAGAGTTTTTTGTAGGCGCAAAAGGTCATGTTATTGGGAGATTGAATTATAATGCAAGATTCTCTTATCAGAACTATAAAAACCTTTATTTCTTCAACAACGGAAATCCTGATACGTCAAGATTTGTTACCCTATACGACAAAGGAAATACATCCCTTACTCAGTTGACCGGGGAGCTGTCTTATGATGTTTCAAAGGAATTGCTAGTGGAGTATAAATTGAATTACTATGGGTATAATGTCAGTGACTTTGAATATGCCTGGGAAAGACCCTCATTTTATACTTCTTTTAGCGGAAGGTATAATTTGGAGAAAAAAATATTTATAAATGTTGATATTTACTATATTAGCGGATTAAAAGCTAAAAACTTTGTGAAGAATGAAGTCGTAAAACTAAAACCTATAACAGATCTTAATCTTAAGGTCGAATATAGATTTTCACCTGCTTTTTCTGCGTTTTTGGAGTTTAATAATATTTTATCTAAAAAATATCAAAGATATTTGTACTACCCCGTTAAAGGAATTAACGTATTAGGTGGTTTAACTTACTCGTTTTGA
- a CDS encoding SPOR domain-containing protein codes for MIEIYIKDLLYTYDCVVIPGFGGFITNYSSADIHPVSNKFIPPVKKIAFNGQLINNDGVLIGYVAEIEGVDRKLANQMVETFVSNLKENLKRYNQYFFKGIGGFFYNADGLLEFEPENKINYLDDSFGLSELYFKPIDRDSNMAKVPTRGLRPPVKKAAEKPEPVTLDENGNPVVKEKNKGVKVILVLLPILVLGIAGAFLYNQKNNSLSSIFPFDLLNKTEAPVAEKIEPLVKDEVVAEVTEATEEVAPVNTEAYQPEHNNIELSTDISSSAKAAEPVKTPAISEKSGRFFIIVGSFAKRDNAYRLKKKFDKEGIDATLIKPSKTNKFYKVSVADFSDKEEAKSKLEDYKSKYGSSTWVMTF; via the coding sequence ATGATAGAAATTTATATAAAAGATTTACTCTATACCTATGATTGCGTGGTGATACCCGGATTCGGAGGGTTTATTACAAACTACTCTTCGGCCGATATTCATCCCGTTAGTAATAAGTTTATACCACCTGTTAAAAAAATTGCGTTTAACGGGCAACTAATCAATAATGATGGCGTATTGATAGGCTATGTGGCGGAAATTGAGGGAGTTGATAGGAAGCTTGCAAATCAAATGGTTGAAACCTTTGTAAGCAACCTTAAAGAAAATCTGAAAAGGTATAATCAATATTTTTTTAAAGGCATAGGAGGTTTCTTCTATAATGCAGATGGTTTATTAGAGTTTGAGCCGGAGAATAAAATAAATTACCTGGATGATAGTTTTGGATTATCTGAATTATATTTCAAACCAATAGATAGAGATTCTAATATGGCAAAAGTACCAACCAGAGGCCTTAGACCTCCGGTAAAAAAAGCGGCAGAAAAACCAGAGCCTGTTACGCTGGATGAGAATGGAAATCCGGTAGTAAAAGAAAAAAACAAAGGAGTTAAAGTTATTTTAGTATTACTTCCAATTCTTGTTTTGGGAATTGCAGGTGCATTTTTATATAACCAGAAAAATAACAGTCTGAGCAGCATTTTCCCATTTGACCTACTCAATAAAACTGAAGCTCCTGTAGCAGAGAAAATTGAACCACTGGTAAAAGATGAAGTTGTTGCCGAAGTAACAGAAGCGACAGAGGAAGTAGCACCTGTTAATACTGAAGCTTATCAGCCAGAGCATAACAACATTGAATTAAGTACAGATATCTCTTCTTCAGCAAAAGCTGCAGAGCCTGTCAAAACACCTGCAATATCTGAAAAGTCTGGGCGTTTCTTCATTATTGTAGGGTCTTTTGCAAAAAGAGACAATGCCTACAGACTTAAAAAGAAATTTGATAAAGAAGGTATAGATGCTACTTTAATTAAACCATCTAAAACTAACAAATTTTACAAAGTTTCTGTTGCAGACTTCTCTGATAAAGAGGAAGCTAAAAGCAAACTGGAAGATTATAAATCAAAATACGGAAGCTCAACCTGGGTGATGACTTTTTAA
- a CDS encoding bifunctional folylpolyglutamate synthase/dihydrofolate synthase yields MNSFQETVKYLYESLPMFEKVGSSALKSGLDNISALCEALDNPQKSFPSIHIAGTNGKGSSSHFLAAILQAAGYRVGLFTSPHLKSFAERIKVNGENIPEEIVVNFVQNHKVLFEKLNPSFFEMTTILGFDYFKSQKVDIAIIETGLGGRLDSTNIIQPLVSLITNISLDHQNILGDTLAKIAGEKAGIIKQGVPVVLSEMQESIAEVFIQAAEAKKSTITFASSEFSLINKRLENGYLISDVFHNGSLKYKDLKSGLPGLYQLKNLAGVLETTNVLNQKGFKIDETAIRKGIEDVVGLTGLKGRWQVLETDPMVVCDTGHNEAGIMEVLNQLKCYSYKRLFMVFGVVKDKDVSKILALLPKEAIYYFCMPKIPRALDAEVLYQKAEQYGLKGEVEKDVNCALQKAKAAASQDDFIFIGGSTFVVSELDNL; encoded by the coding sequence GTGAATTCATTTCAGGAAACAGTAAAATATTTATATGAGAGCCTGCCTATGTTTGAAAAGGTGGGCTCCTCTGCTTTAAAGAGTGGCCTTGACAATATAAGCGCACTTTGCGAAGCCCTCGATAATCCTCAAAAAAGCTTTCCTTCCATTCATATTGCCGGAACAAATGGGAAAGGAAGCTCATCTCATTTTCTTGCGGCTATATTGCAGGCTGCGGGATATAGAGTGGGGCTTTTTACTTCTCCCCATCTGAAAAGTTTTGCAGAGCGAATTAAAGTTAACGGAGAAAATATTCCCGAAGAGATTGTAGTAAACTTTGTGCAAAATCATAAAGTACTTTTTGAAAAGTTAAATCCCTCATTTTTTGAAATGACTACCATTCTGGGATTTGATTATTTCAAATCACAGAAGGTTGACATTGCTATTATTGAAACCGGACTTGGTGGCAGGTTGGATTCAACCAATATTATACAACCTCTTGTATCACTCATTACCAATATCAGCCTCGACCATCAGAATATTCTCGGTGATACATTAGCTAAGATTGCAGGAGAAAAAGCAGGGATCATTAAACAAGGTGTTCCTGTGGTTTTAAGTGAAATGCAGGAATCTATTGCAGAGGTGTTTATTCAGGCTGCTGAAGCCAAAAAGTCTACCATTACTTTTGCATCATCTGAATTCAGTCTGATTAATAAAAGGCTTGAGAACGGATATCTGATATCAGATGTATTTCACAATGGCTCATTGAAATACAAAGATTTGAAATCAGGTCTTCCAGGTTTATATCAACTGAAAAATCTTGCGGGTGTCCTGGAAACAACAAATGTTTTAAATCAAAAGGGATTTAAAATTGATGAAACAGCTATCCGCAAAGGAATTGAAGACGTTGTGGGGCTGACTGGTTTAAAGGGGCGCTGGCAGGTGTTGGAAACTGATCCTATGGTGGTTTGTGACACAGGTCATAATGAGGCAGGAATAATGGAGGTTTTGAACCAGCTTAAATGTTATTCTTATAAAAGACTTTTTATGGTATTTGGCGTGGTAAAGGATAAGGATGTTTCAAAAATCCTTGCGCTTTTGCCAAAAGAGGCAATATATTATTTTTGCATGCCGAAGATTCCCCGCGCTCTTGATGCAGAAGTTTTATATCAGAAAGCTGAACAATATGGCTTGAAAGGTGAGGTTGAGAAAGATGTCAATTGCGCGCTTCAAAAGGCGAAGGCTGCAGCATCACAAGATGATTTTATATTTATAGGAGGTAGTACATTTGTAGTATCGGAGTTAGATAATTTATAG
- the trmB gene encoding tRNA (guanosine(46)-N7)-methyltransferase TrmB → MGKNKLKRFAVNAQRRNVVEPGKEIFEKIKGNWNNFFDNKNEIILELGCGRGEYTTGLASLFPQKNYIGVDIKGARIWKGSCVAEENNLTNAAFLRIRMYELENFFAEGEANEIWITFPDPRPVDKHEKHRLTYPRYIDSYLKILKPGGILHLKTDNLQLHEYTLSVMENYKDRIKSIVHTEDLYNSPMLSDHYGIQTTYERRFLMENALINYLKVEFN, encoded by the coding sequence ATGGGAAAGAATAAATTAAAAAGGTTTGCCGTAAATGCTCAAAGAAGGAATGTAGTAGAGCCAGGTAAGGAAATATTTGAGAAGATTAAAGGTAATTGGAATAACTTTTTTGATAACAAAAATGAAATAATACTTGAATTAGGTTGCGGAAGAGGGGAATATACCACTGGATTAGCATCACTTTTTCCTCAGAAAAACTATATAGGTGTTGATATAAAAGGCGCCAGAATCTGGAAAGGAAGTTGTGTTGCAGAAGAAAATAATCTAACCAATGCTGCATTTCTGAGAATAAGGATGTATGAGCTGGAGAATTTCTTTGCAGAGGGAGAAGCCAATGAAATCTGGATTACTTTTCCTGACCCAAGACCTGTTGATAAGCATGAGAAGCACAGATTGACCTATCCGAGATATATAGATAGTTATCTGAAAATTTTAAAACCAGGAGGGATACTTCATTTAAAAACAGATAACCTTCAATTGCATGAATATACTTTGTCGGTAATGGAAAATTATAAAGATCGGATAAAATCGATTGTTCATACAGAGGATCTTTATAATTCCCCAATGCTCTCTGATCATTATGGCATTCAAACAACTTATGAACGCAGATTCTTAATGGAGAATGCGCTCATCAATTACTTGAAAGTAGAGTTCAACTGA